Proteins encoded together in one Candidatus Hydrogenedentota bacterium window:
- a CDS encoding cysteine--tRNA ligase → MTLRFQNTESRTKQEFTPLEPGKVSLYTCGPTIYNFAHIGNFRAYVFEDLLRRYLEYRGYAVTHVMNLTDVEDKLIRTCRETGEPLKSVTERYAAAFFEDVKALGILPAHRYPAATDHIPEMVEMIKVLRDKGHTYEDRGSIYFKLGTFPRYGRLSHMDLDQLRTGASGRVDADEYEAEEARDFALWKAWDENDGEVYWETELGKGRPGWHIECSAMSTKYLGPRLDIHCGGVDNIFPHHENEIAQSECCSGQTFVNCWLHCAHLVVEGRKMSKSLGNFFTLRDLLEKGHDPQAIRWVLIATHYRQPNNFSFDALDGAKQALNRLRDFRLRLGEAKGPGDALQAECDACRAAFEEAMDDDLNISGALGAVFNFVRDVNKALDDGRAGAEGAKNALALLDRLNAVTNLFAPFGEESAPADILEKVMARQQARRQKDFALSDRLRDEVLAAGWVIEDTPSGPRVKRG, encoded by the coding sequence ATGACGCTGCGCTTTCAGAACACGGAGTCCCGGACGAAGCAGGAGTTCACCCCGCTGGAGCCGGGGAAGGTCTCGCTGTACACCTGCGGGCCGACGATCTACAATTTCGCCCACATCGGCAACTTCCGGGCCTATGTCTTCGAGGACCTGCTGCGGCGCTATCTGGAGTACCGGGGCTACGCCGTGACGCACGTCATGAACCTCACGGACGTGGAGGACAAGCTAATCCGCACGTGCCGTGAGACGGGCGAGCCGCTGAAATCGGTCACGGAGCGCTACGCGGCCGCGTTCTTCGAGGATGTGAAGGCCCTCGGCATTCTCCCGGCCCACCGCTACCCGGCGGCGACGGACCACATCCCCGAGATGGTGGAGATGATCAAGGTTCTCCGCGACAAGGGCCACACCTACGAGGACCGGGGGAGCATCTACTTCAAGCTGGGCACCTTCCCGCGCTACGGCCGCCTGAGCCACATGGACCTCGACCAGCTCCGCACGGGCGCGAGCGGGCGCGTGGACGCGGACGAGTACGAGGCCGAGGAGGCGCGCGACTTCGCCCTGTGGAAGGCCTGGGACGAGAACGACGGGGAGGTCTACTGGGAGACCGAGCTGGGCAAGGGCCGCCCCGGCTGGCACATCGAGTGCTCCGCCATGAGCACCAAGTACCTCGGCCCCCGCCTCGACATCCACTGCGGCGGCGTGGACAACATCTTCCCCCACCACGAGAACGAGATCGCCCAGTCCGAGTGCTGCTCCGGCCAGACCTTTGTCAACTGCTGGCTCCACTGCGCCCACCTCGTCGTCGAGGGGCGCAAGATGTCCAAGTCCCTCGGCAACTTCTTTACCCTGCGCGACCTGCTTGAGAAGGGCCACGACCCCCAGGCCATCCGCTGGGTCCTCATCGCCACGCACTACCGCCAGCCCAACAACTTCTCCTTCGACGCCCTCGACGGCGCGAAGCAGGCGCTCAACCGCCTGCGCGACTTCCGCCTGCGCCTCGGCGAGGCGAAGGGCCCCGGCGACGCCCTTCAGGCCGAGTGTGACGCCTGCCGCGCCGCCTTTGAAGAGGCCATGGACGACGACCTGAACATCTCCGGCGCCCTCGGCGCGGTGTTCAACTTCGTCCGCGACGTCAACAAGGCCCTCGACGACGGCCGCGCCGGCGCCGAAGGCGCGAAGAACGCCCTCGCCCTTCTCGACCGGCTGAACGCCGTCACCAACCTCTTCGCCCCCTTCGGCGAGGAGAGCGCCCCCGCCGACATCCTCGAAAAGGTCATGGCCCGCCAGCAGGCCCGCCGCCAGAAAGACTTCGCCCTCTCCGACCGCCTCCGCGACGAGGTCCTCGCCGCCGGATGGGTCATCGAGGACACGCCGTCCGGGCCGAGGGTGAAGAGGGGGTAG
- a CDS encoding radical SAM protein → MRFEGRIYRPPSEAESVLIQLTVGCSHNRCAFCAMYADKKHRVRPLEEVMEDVDASARLWPRARRVFVCDGDALSAGYDTFSALCAHIVRRFPSLERISAYTNARDILRLSPEELARLRELRFSLCYLGLESGGAAVLERIRKGATPEDMAGMAEKARAAGMDLSAIVLLGAGGRALTADHVAGTIAVVNRMRPRYLSFLTAMIVPHTALMTWTREGSFQPLTDREILREARDMLAGLELDDTLFRMNHVSNLIALGGRLPRDQAALLAQLDALLPRARDQVTSVCDEDQAMFL, encoded by the coding sequence ATGCGCTTTGAGGGCCGGATATACCGTCCGCCGAGCGAGGCGGAGAGCGTGCTGATCCAGCTGACCGTGGGGTGCAGCCACAACCGCTGCGCCTTCTGCGCCATGTACGCGGACAAGAAACACCGCGTGCGGCCGCTGGAGGAGGTGATGGAGGATGTGGACGCATCGGCGCGGCTGTGGCCGCGGGCGCGGCGGGTGTTTGTGTGCGACGGCGACGCCCTGAGCGCGGGCTATGACACGTTTTCCGCGCTGTGCGCGCACATCGTCCGGCGCTTTCCCTCGCTGGAGCGGATTTCCGCATACACGAACGCCCGGGACATTCTGCGGCTGTCGCCGGAGGAGCTGGCGCGGCTCCGGGAGCTGCGCTTTTCCCTGTGCTATCTCGGGCTGGAGAGCGGGGGCGCGGCGGTGCTCGAGCGCATCCGCAAGGGGGCGACGCCGGAGGACATGGCGGGCATGGCGGAGAAGGCGCGCGCGGCGGGCATGGACCTGTCGGCCATCGTGCTGCTGGGGGCGGGCGGCCGCGCGCTCACGGCGGACCACGTGGCCGGGACCATCGCCGTCGTCAACCGGATGCGGCCCCGATACCTCTCCTTCCTGACGGCCATGATCGTGCCGCACACCGCCCTGATGACGTGGACCCGCGAGGGGTCGTTTCAGCCGCTCACGGACCGCGAAATCCTGCGCGAGGCCCGCGACATGCTCGCCGGGCTGGAACTGGACGACACGCTGTTCCGCATGAACCACGTGTCCAACCTCATCGCCCTCGGCGGGCGCCTCCCGCGCGACCAAGCCGCGCTGCTCGCCCAGCTCGACGCCCTCCTCCCCCGCGCGCGCGACCAGGTCACCAGCGTCTGCGACGAAGACCAGGCCATGTTCCTGTGA
- a CDS encoding RDD family protein — MNDSATRRVYAEPGNRVGAKLADMAAYTGLRALIHAALVYGAGLAVKDPKFMPLLLVGGWAAHHAYDTVFTAWLGGTPGKLLLGMRVTRPDGAPVGWRRALCRSLAEWLSRLTLGLGYAAALTDPERRTLHDVLCDTVVVDVSRQQSSQPESPHAL, encoded by the coding sequence ATGAACGACTCCGCCACGAGAAGGGTCTACGCCGAGCCGGGGAACCGCGTCGGCGCAAAACTCGCCGACATGGCGGCCTACACCGGCCTGCGCGCCCTGATCCATGCGGCGCTGGTCTATGGGGCGGGCCTCGCCGTCAAGGACCCGAAATTTATGCCCCTGCTGCTGGTAGGCGGGTGGGCGGCCCACCACGCCTACGACACCGTCTTCACCGCGTGGCTCGGCGGCACCCCCGGCAAGCTGCTCCTGGGCATGCGCGTGACGCGGCCCGACGGCGCGCCCGTCGGCTGGCGCCGTGCCCTGTGCCGCAGCCTCGCCGAATGGCTCAGCCGTCTGACCCTCGGCCTGGGCTACGCCGCGGCCCTCACGGACCCCGAGCGCCGCACCCTGCATGACGTCCTGTGCGACACCGTGGTCGTGGATGTTTCCCGGCAGCAGTCTTCCCAACCGGAGTCCCCCCATGCGCTTTGA
- a CDS encoding LamG domain-containing protein, producing MRVHIHTILGGVCAGLVFAASALGAEGHWPLVDDARDHSGNDLPTVNHGVVFDVPAPDGARAARFDGVSAFLEVPADHAPTFGAGDFTVSVEVFVEEPLDDAPGDILGCFDPDTRRGLNFGIASYSGVANSQPNHRNAYFGVDNGQLEPEWTDCGRPGQAVFVFGFAVHDGALYAATCEAHEGGAGHVWRYAGGDRWEDCGSPDGSNAVAALAVHNGALYAGTSRYDTTGSAMAASPNTTPGGKVYRYDGGTAWTFCGELSNPETGTAATLGGLAVFQGALHATTLKQEGFGLYRYGGGETWTYCGNPGRRVLNPCVFNGALHMVSYDAPGGPFRYDGKGFSHIGGTITPPIQQDYSFAVYGGELHLSTWPEAHVHRLDRSGVWRLRGRPGDELETMGMMVYNGKLYTGTLPSARVYRLDGADTWTPVGQVLDASDNKYRRAWSMALYQGRLFCGTLPSGRVFSLEAGRCVTDDRALPTGWRRLDAVRRGERLFLYVDRTQVAESAPFDAADYDLGGGIPLRIGFGASDYFHGWMRNLRISPRALSPDEGAAAK from the coding sequence ATGAGAGTGCACATCCACACGATCTTGGGGGGTGTCTGCGCGGGACTGGTATTCGCCGCTTCGGCGCTGGGCGCGGAGGGGCATTGGCCCCTTGTGGACGACGCCCGTGACCATTCCGGGAACGACCTGCCCACGGTGAACCACGGGGTGGTCTTTGATGTCCCGGCGCCGGACGGGGCGCGCGCCGCGCGGTTTGACGGGGTGTCCGCCTTTCTGGAGGTGCCCGCGGACCATGCACCCACCTTCGGCGCGGGGGATTTCACGGTGTCCGTGGAGGTCTTTGTGGAGGAGCCGCTGGACGACGCGCCGGGGGACATTCTGGGGTGTTTCGACCCCGACACCCGGCGCGGGCTGAACTTCGGCATCGCCTCGTATTCCGGCGTGGCGAACTCCCAGCCAAACCACCGCAATGCGTATTTCGGCGTGGACAACGGCCAACTGGAGCCGGAATGGACCGACTGCGGGCGGCCGGGGCAGGCCGTGTTTGTCTTCGGATTCGCGGTGCATGACGGGGCGCTGTACGCGGCGACCTGCGAGGCCCACGAGGGCGGGGCCGGGCATGTGTGGCGGTACGCGGGCGGCGACCGCTGGGAGGACTGCGGCAGCCCCGACGGCAGCAACGCCGTCGCCGCGCTGGCCGTGCACAACGGCGCGCTCTATGCGGGGACGTCACGGTACGACACCACCGGGTCCGCCATGGCGGCGTCGCCGAACACCACGCCGGGCGGCAAGGTCTACCGGTACGACGGCGGCACGGCGTGGACCTTCTGCGGCGAACTGTCCAACCCGGAAACGGGCACGGCGGCCACGCTGGGCGGGCTGGCGGTGTTCCAGGGCGCGCTCCACGCGACCACGCTGAAGCAGGAGGGCTTCGGCCTCTACCGGTACGGGGGCGGCGAGACCTGGACCTACTGCGGGAACCCGGGGCGGCGCGTGCTGAACCCCTGCGTGTTCAACGGCGCGCTGCACATGGTGTCCTACGACGCGCCTGGCGGCCCCTTCCGCTACGACGGGAAGGGGTTCTCCCATATCGGCGGGACGATCACCCCGCCCATCCAGCAGGACTACAGCTTCGCCGTGTACGGCGGCGAGCTGCACCTGTCCACGTGGCCGGAGGCCCACGTCCACCGCCTGGACCGGAGCGGCGTCTGGCGGCTGCGCGGCCGGCCCGGGGACGAGCTGGAGACGATGGGGATGATGGTCTACAACGGAAAACTCTACACGGGCACGCTGCCCTCCGCCCGCGTCTACCGCCTTGACGGCGCGGACACCTGGACGCCCGTGGGCCAGGTGCTCGACGCCTCGGACAACAAGTACCGCCGCGCATGGTCCATGGCCCTTTACCAGGGGCGGCTCTTCTGCGGCACCCTGCCCTCGGGCCGGGTCTTCAGCCTGGAGGCAGGACGCTGCGTGACCGACGACCGCGCCCTGCCCACGGGATGGCGGCGCCTCGACGCCGTCCGCCGGGGCGAACGCCTGTTCCTGTACGTGGACAGGACGCAGGTGGCAGAAAGCGCGCCTTTCGACGCCGCCGACTACGACCTCGGCGGCGGCATCCCCCTCCGCATCGGCTTCGGCGCGTCGGACTACTTCCACGGCTGGATGCGCAACCTCCGCATCTCCCCGCGCGCGCTTTCCCCCGATGAAGGGGCCGCCGCAAAATGA
- a CDS encoding sulfatase — protein sequence MKRRSFLKAGGAGALSLLLGRAPARAAQDRPNIVWILAEDMSCHFGYQGEKTIATPNVDRLAREGTVFDAAYVTCPVCSPSRSALITGMYQTTIGAHNHRSFRGKLKNDLTPPVRPVPELFREAGYHVCNGANPAADALGKTDYNFTYSGALYDGKDYTGRAPGQPFFMQFQLHGGKKRNAKVPNPVSPDAVTLPPYYPDDPVMREDWAEYLNSVLEVDREVGEIMARLRADGLAENTVVFFLTDHGISHARGKQFLYEEGTRVPFIVWAPGRVPAGEVRKDFIAHIDLAATSLHFAGIPVPDCMEGRPLFGPEARPRDFVVSARDRCDETVERLRSVRKGTFTYIRNFYPERPHLQPNAYKDGKAILVRLRELHAEGKLAGHPAERMFAAPRPKEELYDRATDPWELNNLADDPAHAETLAELRGILDQWIRDTGDRGQAPETEAAYDDDMAVYLASQKRNPDYVRILEKNIAQMKAWAAEGK from the coding sequence ATGAAAAGACGGTCTTTTCTGAAGGCGGGCGGCGCGGGGGCGCTGTCCCTGCTGCTGGGCCGCGCGCCCGCGCGGGCGGCGCAGGACCGCCCGAACATCGTGTGGATTCTCGCCGAGGACATGTCGTGCCATTTCGGCTACCAGGGGGAGAAGACCATCGCCACCCCGAACGTGGACCGGCTGGCCCGCGAGGGGACGGTCTTTGACGCGGCGTACGTCACCTGTCCGGTGTGCTCGCCGAGCCGGTCGGCCCTGATCACGGGCATGTACCAGACCACCATCGGCGCGCACAACCACCGGAGCTTTCGAGGGAAGCTCAAAAACGACCTGACCCCGCCCGTTCGGCCCGTGCCGGAGCTGTTCCGCGAGGCCGGCTACCACGTCTGCAACGGCGCCAACCCGGCGGCGGACGCGCTTGGAAAGACGGACTACAACTTCACCTATTCCGGCGCGCTGTATGACGGAAAGGACTACACGGGCCGGGCGCCGGGCCAGCCCTTCTTCATGCAGTTCCAGCTCCACGGCGGCAAGAAGCGGAACGCAAAGGTTCCCAACCCCGTGTCGCCGGATGCGGTGACGCTGCCGCCGTACTACCCCGACGACCCGGTGATGCGCGAGGACTGGGCGGAGTACCTGAACTCCGTGCTGGAGGTGGACCGGGAGGTGGGCGAGATCATGGCGCGCCTGCGCGCCGACGGACTGGCGGAGAACACGGTGGTCTTCTTCCTCACGGACCACGGCATCAGCCACGCCCGGGGCAAGCAGTTCCTGTATGAGGAGGGGACGCGGGTCCCGTTCATCGTGTGGGCGCCGGGCCGCGTGCCCGCCGGAGAGGTCCGGAAGGACTTCATCGCCCACATAGACCTGGCGGCCACGTCCCTGCACTTCGCGGGCATCCCCGTGCCGGACTGCATGGAGGGACGGCCGCTCTTCGGGCCGGAGGCCCGCCCGCGCGACTTTGTGGTGTCCGCCCGCGACCGCTGCGACGAGACGGTCGAGCGTCTCCGCAGCGTGCGCAAGGGCACCTTCACCTACATCCGCAACTTCTACCCCGAACGCCCGCACCTCCAGCCGAACGCCTATAAGGACGGCAAGGCGATTCTTGTCCGTCTGCGCGAGCTGCACGCGGAGGGGAAACTGGCGGGGCACCCGGCGGAGCGGATGTTTGCCGCGCCGCGTCCGAAAGAGGAGCTCTACGACCGCGCGACGGACCCGTGGGAACTGAACAACCTCGCGGACGACCCCGCCCACGCGGAAACCCTCGCGGAACTGCGCGGCATTCTGGACCAGTGGATCCGCGACACCGGCGACAGGGGGCAAGCCCCGGAAACGGAGGCGGCCTACGACGATGACATGGCGGTCTACCTCGCAAGCCAGAAGCGAAACCCGGACTATGTCCGCATCCTGGAGAAGAACATCGCGCAGATGAAAGCCTGGGCCGCCGAGGGGAAATGA
- a CDS encoding Gfo/Idh/MocA family oxidoreductase, whose protein sequence is MAEKRLLSRRSFLKRSSLALAPAVFPAIIPGSALGLNGAVAPSNRIVMASIGVGGQGSYDTKALMSIPDVQYAAVCDVDRKHCAAAREMVSSFYADKSPDGKFDGIQEHHDFREVMARDDIDAVMIATPDFWHPIVSVAAAEAGKDIYCEKPLANSIPEGRAVVDAVRRYRRVFQTGSHERSRDNARYACELVRNGRIGKLHTISVNLPIDNHGPIGNQPEMPVPEELDYNFWLGPAREAPYTEKRCHFYFRYIMDYSGGEMTDRGAHIIDLGQLGNGSDDTTPVTVEGKGWFPEDGLFNTAMDYTFQFEYANGVVMKGACKGPRGVRFEGSDGWVFIHVHGGNLEASNPALLKEVIGPEELQLGRSKGHHVDFIECVKTRGEAKAPVEVGHHTATMCHMANIAMKVGRKLRWDPVKEQFDDDTANRMMHPSIRAPWRI, encoded by the coding sequence ATGGCAGAGAAACGTCTTCTTTCACGCAGGTCCTTTCTGAAGCGCTCGTCGCTGGCGCTGGCCCCGGCGGTTTTCCCCGCCATCATCCCCGGCTCCGCGCTGGGGCTGAACGGGGCGGTGGCGCCGAGCAACCGCATCGTCATGGCGTCCATCGGCGTGGGCGGCCAGGGGTCGTATGACACCAAGGCCCTCATGAGCATCCCGGACGTGCAGTACGCGGCGGTGTGCGACGTGGACCGCAAGCACTGCGCGGCGGCGCGGGAGATGGTGTCGTCGTTCTACGCGGACAAGAGCCCCGACGGGAAGTTCGACGGCATCCAGGAGCACCACGACTTCCGCGAGGTGATGGCGCGGGATGACATTGACGCCGTCATGATCGCGACGCCGGACTTCTGGCACCCCATCGTCAGCGTGGCGGCGGCCGAGGCGGGCAAGGACATCTACTGCGAGAAGCCGCTGGCGAACTCGATCCCCGAGGGCCGCGCGGTGGTGGACGCGGTGCGGCGGTACCGGCGGGTGTTCCAGACGGGCAGCCACGAGCGCAGCCGCGACAACGCGCGCTACGCCTGCGAGCTGGTGCGCAACGGCCGCATCGGCAAGCTGCACACGATCTCGGTGAACCTGCCGATTGACAACCACGGCCCCATCGGCAACCAGCCGGAGATGCCGGTGCCGGAGGAGCTGGACTACAACTTCTGGCTCGGCCCGGCGCGCGAGGCGCCCTACACGGAGAAGCGCTGCCACTTTTACTTCCGCTACATCATGGACTACAGCGGCGGCGAGATGACGGACCGGGGCGCGCACATCATTGACCTCGGCCAGCTCGGCAACGGCTCCGACGACACGACCCCCGTCACCGTCGAGGGCAAAGGCTGGTTCCCAGAGGACGGCCTGTTCAACACGGCGATGGACTACACCTTTCAGTTCGAGTACGCGAACGGCGTGGTGATGAAGGGCGCGTGCAAGGGTCCGCGCGGCGTCCGCTTCGAGGGCAGCGACGGCTGGGTGTTCATCCATGTCCACGGCGGCAACCTGGAGGCGTCGAACCCGGCGCTGCTCAAGGAGGTCATCGGGCCGGAGGAGCTCCAGCTCGGCCGCAGCAAGGGCCACCATGTGGACTTCATCGAGTGCGTGAAGACCCGCGGCGAGGCGAAGGCCCCCGTGGAGGTCGGCCACCACACGGCGACCATGTGCCACATGGCGAACATCGCCATGAAGGTGGGCCGCAAGCTGCGCTGGGACCCCGTCAAGGAGCAGTTCGACGACGACACGGCGAACCGCATGATGCACCCCTCCATCCGCGCCCCGTGGCGCATCTGA
- a CDS encoding carboxylesterase family protein, translating into MGHDGLTRRGLLGGSAALTVFLLLSGAAFAFPPMLGYTELRTDLPGGRHANVRTMRAFTVNANGMGRREVGGELADGPDVWTQFAGWSPDGTRAVVCRGWQDPENARWEEEHKTFRMEPGKWSLDCCLVDLETGAVFNATAVDRVSHYNGGLFFLPDGRMGFTALVDGVSKPFVMDADGRNKRDVSGEGGGFAYGYSASPDGKRISYHEDYQIHIANADGTDKRRAETGNPFNFGPRWSPDGEWILFSSGEHGKSNPHVVRGDGTGLRKLADLNGYQGWILFLDVPDFHEGSSDTPVWSADGRSVWYTARVGESVELFRTTLEGAAEQVTTRPAGTLHYHPTPSPDGRWLAYGSLRNGVRQLFVRDLTTGKETRVTDLAAGRAAMWPQWRPGSAPVETASPRRAPTQANVAYGPHGRQVLDFYQAAPGGPAPVVMHIHGGGWVNGEKSEVPDPEAYLAAGISVVSINYRYTWQAQLAGVTPPVAWPLEDAARALQFVRSRADEWNIDKRRIGATGTSAGACSSLYLALHDDLADPDSADPVARESTRLWCAAVDRAQTSLDPAQLREWTPNSRYGGHAFGFMDPRDLTTRDTRFAEFLARREEILPWIRAYSPWELVSSDDPTLYLRYREAPTPGQDQKDPTHTSNYGVKFQERCRAAGVPCEFFYPGAPGARHASIAVFLIEALTK; encoded by the coding sequence ATGGGACACGACGGGCTGACACGCCGGGGACTCCTCGGCGGGTCGGCGGCGCTGACCGTGTTTCTTCTCCTTTCGGGGGCGGCCTTCGCGTTTCCCCCGATGCTCGGGTATACGGAACTGCGGACGGACCTGCCCGGGGGCCGGCACGCGAACGTGCGCACCATGCGGGCGTTCACAGTGAACGCAAACGGAATGGGCCGCCGGGAGGTGGGCGGGGAGCTGGCGGACGGGCCGGATGTCTGGACCCAGTTCGCCGGATGGTCGCCGGACGGAACGCGGGCGGTGGTCTGCCGGGGCTGGCAGGATCCGGAGAACGCCCGCTGGGAGGAGGAGCACAAGACCTTCCGCATGGAGCCGGGGAAATGGTCCCTGGACTGCTGCCTCGTGGACCTGGAGACGGGCGCGGTGTTCAACGCCACCGCCGTGGACCGGGTCAGCCACTACAACGGCGGGCTGTTCTTCCTGCCCGACGGCCGCATGGGGTTCACCGCCCTCGTGGACGGCGTCTCGAAGCCCTTTGTCATGGACGCCGACGGCCGCAACAAGCGCGACGTGTCCGGCGAGGGCGGCGGCTTTGCCTACGGCTACAGCGCGTCCCCCGACGGGAAACGCATCAGCTACCACGAGGACTACCAGATCCACATCGCCAACGCCGACGGCACGGACAAGCGGCGGGCGGAGACCGGCAACCCCTTCAACTTCGGTCCGCGCTGGTCGCCCGACGGGGAATGGATCCTCTTTTCCAGCGGGGAACACGGGAAGAGCAACCCGCACGTGGTGCGGGGCGACGGAACCGGCCTGCGCAAACTGGCGGACCTCAACGGATACCAGGGATGGATCCTCTTCCTCGACGTTCCCGACTTCCACGAGGGGAGCAGCGACACGCCGGTGTGGTCCGCCGACGGCCGGTCGGTGTGGTACACGGCCCGGGTCGGGGAGAGCGTGGAACTGTTCCGGACCACGCTGGAGGGGGCGGCGGAACAGGTGACCACCCGCCCCGCGGGCACGCTGCACTACCATCCGACGCCCTCGCCGGACGGGCGGTGGCTGGCCTACGGCTCCCTGCGGAACGGGGTCCGGCAGTTGTTTGTGCGGGACCTGACCACCGGAAAAGAGACGCGCGTCACGGACCTGGCGGCGGGCCGCGCCGCGATGTGGCCGCAGTGGCGCCCCGGAAGCGCGCCGGTTGAGACGGCGTCCCCGCGGCGCGCCCCCACACAGGCCAACGTCGCCTACGGCCCGCACGGGCGGCAGGTGCTGGACTTCTACCAGGCCGCCCCCGGGGGGCCCGCGCCCGTGGTGATGCACATCCACGGCGGCGGCTGGGTAAACGGCGAGAAGTCAGAGGTGCCGGACCCGGAGGCCTATCTGGCCGCGGGCATATCGGTGGTCTCCATCAACTACCGCTACACCTGGCAGGCCCAGCTGGCGGGGGTGACGCCGCCGGTGGCGTGGCCCCTGGAGGACGCCGCCCGCGCCCTGCAGTTTGTGCGGAGCCGCGCGGACGAGTGGAATATTGACAAGCGGCGGATCGGCGCGACCGGCACCTCCGCCGGGGCGTGCTCCAGCCTGTACCTCGCCCTGCACGACGACCTCGCGGACCCGGACAGCGCGGACCCCGTGGCGCGGGAGTCCACCCGGCTCTGGTGCGCCGCCGTGGACCGCGCGCAGACCTCCCTCGACCCGGCGCAGCTCCGCGAATGGACGCCCAACAGCCGCTACGGCGGCCATGCCTTCGGGTTCATGGACCCCAGGGACCTCACCACCCGCGACACCCGCTTTGCCGAGTTTCTGGCCCGCCGCGAAGAGATCCTGCCGTGGATCCGCGCCTATTCGCCCTGGGAACTGGTCTCTTCGGACGATCCGACGCTGTACCTCCGTTACCGCGAGGCCCCGACGCCCGGGCAGGATCAGAAAGACCCCACCCACACGTCCAACTACGGCGTGAAATTCCAGGAGCGCTGCCGCGCGGCGGGGGTGCCCTGCGAGTTCTTCTATCCCGGCGCGCCCGGGGCGCGGCACGCGTCCATTGCGGTATTTCTGATTGAGGCATTGACGAAGTGA